A part of Acidimicrobiales bacterium genomic DNA contains:
- a CDS encoding class I SAM-dependent methyltransferase translates to MAMTEAIEELLGPDLPIALVSYDGGRIGPADPPATIVVRSPDALSRLVTAPGGLGLARAYVAGDIDIEGDIYAVVALRDRLHGLRPTPGQWVKAARLLAAAGLRRLPPPPEEARLRGRPHSRQRDAAAIAHHYDVSNAFYRLVLGPSLTYSCAVFEDPDDPLEQAQANKHELICRKLGLRPGQRLLDVGCGWGGMVLHAARHHGVEAVGITLSARQAELAAARIRDAGLTGRCEVRHQDYREVADGPYDAISSIGMFEHVGLARLGEYLARLHGLLRPEGRLLNHGIARPADTRPRLARRGFVNRYVFPDGELHEVGAVVSAIQQAGFEARHVESLREHYALTLRRWVANLERSWEQAVAEVGAGRARVWRLYLAGSAANFETGRYQIHQVLAVRPAAGRGGLPLRPSWERQPLAAARAAAVAGPA, encoded by the coding sequence ATGGCCATGACCGAGGCGATCGAGGAGCTCCTCGGACCCGACCTGCCCATCGCCCTGGTGAGCTACGACGGCGGGCGGATCGGACCGGCCGATCCACCCGCCACCATCGTCGTGCGCTCCCCCGACGCCCTGAGCCGGCTTGTCACCGCGCCCGGCGGGCTGGGCCTCGCCCGTGCCTACGTGGCCGGCGACATCGACATCGAAGGCGACATCTACGCCGTCGTCGCCCTCCGCGACCGCCTCCACGGGCTCCGCCCCACCCCGGGGCAGTGGGTGAAGGCGGCTCGCCTGCTGGCCGCGGCCGGGCTCCGTCGCCTCCCCCCGCCGCCCGAGGAGGCACGCCTGCGTGGCCGACCCCACTCGCGCCAGCGGGACGCAGCGGCGATCGCGCACCACTACGACGTCTCGAACGCCTTCTACCGGCTGGTGCTCGGCCCGTCGCTCACCTACTCCTGCGCCGTGTTCGAGGATCCCGACGACCCGCTCGAGCAGGCGCAGGCCAACAAGCACGAGCTGATCTGTCGCAAGCTCGGCCTCCGGCCGGGTCAGCGCCTGCTCGACGTGGGCTGCGGCTGGGGAGGGATGGTGCTGCACGCGGCCCGCCACCACGGCGTCGAGGCGGTCGGGATCACCCTGTCGGCCCGCCAGGCCGAGCTGGCCGCCGCACGGATCCGCGACGCGGGGCTCACCGGCCGGTGCGAGGTGCGCCACCAGGACTACCGCGAGGTCGCCGACGGGCCCTACGACGCCATCAGCTCCATCGGCATGTTCGAGCACGTGGGCCTGGCGAGGCTGGGCGAGTACCTCGCTCGCCTCCACGGCCTGCTGCGGCCCGAGGGACGCCTCCTCAACCACGGCATCGCCCGGCCGGCCGACACCCGGCCCCGCCTGGCCCGGCGCGGCTTCGTCAACCGCTACGTGTTCCCCGACGGCGAGCTGCACGAGGTCGGCGCGGTGGTGTCGGCCATCCAGCAGGCCGGCTTCGAGGCCCGCCACGTCGAGAGCCTGCGCGAGCACTACGCCCTCACGTTGCGCCGGTGGGTCGCCAACCTCGAGCGGAGCTGGGAGCAGGCCGTCGCCGAGGTCGGCGCCGGCCGCGCCCGCGTGTGGCGCCTCTACCTGGCCGGCTCGGCCGCCAACTTCGAGACCGGGCGCTACCAGATCCACCAGGTGCTCGCGGTGAGGCCGGCGGCGGGCCGCGGCGGCCTGCCGCTCCGCCCCTCGTGGGAGCGTCAGCCGCTGGCCGCCGCCCGAGCGGCGGCGGTCGCAGGGCCGGCGTGA
- a CDS encoding aldehyde dehydrogenase family protein codes for MVEARAVPIGGERHRGVETFPVRAPYDGAELARVPACTPADVDRAVAAARAALDDPLPAWRRAEILDAAARLLVERREELARIIAQEAAKPIRTARAEAERAALTCTFSAVEARKLSGEMVPLEASSPGEGKLGFTLRVPIGVVGAISPFNFPLNLVAHKVAPAIAAGCPVVLKPASQTPLSALALAELLLDECGLPAGHLNVVTGSGGVVGNALVDHPDVAMITFTGSPPVGWGITSRAPRKKVSLELGNNSPVILEPDGDWRTAADKIRVAGFSHAGQSCISTQRIYVHRDIADEFTQALVERVRSLVVGDPLDEATDVSSLISTGERQRVVSLVDEAVAGGATLLAGGTVRADGVLEPTVLAGVSPAMSVCRTEVFGPVVAIQAYDDLGEALALANDTEYGLQAAIFTASLATALRAVRTLDFGGVLVNEVPTWRADQMPYGGIRDSGNTREGPAYAVHEMTEARLVVIQP; via the coding sequence ATGGTCGAGGCCCGAGCGGTGCCCATCGGCGGCGAGCGCCACCGGGGGGTCGAGACGTTTCCCGTCCGGGCCCCGTACGACGGCGCCGAGCTGGCCCGGGTGCCGGCCTGCACCCCGGCCGACGTCGACCGTGCCGTCGCCGCGGCGCGGGCCGCCCTCGACGATCCGCTGCCCGCCTGGCGCCGGGCCGAGATCCTCGACGCCGCGGCGCGGCTGCTCGTCGAGCGGCGCGAGGAGCTGGCCCGGATCATCGCCCAGGAGGCGGCCAAGCCCATCCGGACGGCACGGGCCGAGGCGGAGCGGGCGGCGCTGACGTGCACGTTCTCGGCCGTCGAGGCGCGCAAGCTCAGCGGTGAGATGGTGCCGCTCGAGGCCAGCTCGCCGGGCGAGGGCAAGCTCGGCTTCACCCTGCGGGTGCCCATCGGCGTGGTCGGCGCCATCTCGCCGTTCAACTTCCCGCTCAACCTGGTCGCCCACAAGGTGGCGCCCGCGATCGCGGCGGGCTGCCCGGTGGTGCTGAAGCCCGCCAGCCAGACACCGCTGTCGGCCCTCGCGCTGGCCGAGCTGCTCCTCGACGAGTGCGGGCTGCCGGCCGGGCACCTGAACGTGGTGACCGGCTCGGGCGGCGTGGTCGGCAACGCCCTCGTCGACCACCCCGACGTCGCCATGATCACCTTCACGGGGTCGCCGCCGGTCGGGTGGGGCATCACGTCGAGGGCCCCCCGCAAGAAGGTGAGCCTCGAGCTCGGCAACAACTCGCCGGTGATCCTCGAGCCCGACGGCGACTGGCGCACGGCGGCCGACAAGATCAGGGTGGCCGGCTTCAGCCACGCCGGGCAGTCCTGCATCTCCACCCAGCGGATCTACGTGCACCGCGACATCGCCGACGAGTTCACGCAGGCCCTGGTGGAGCGGGTGCGGTCGCTGGTGGTGGGCGATCCGCTCGACGAGGCCACCGACGTCTCGTCGCTGATCTCCACCGGTGAGCGCCAGCGGGTGGTGTCGTTGGTGGACGAGGCGGTGGCCGGCGGGGCCACGCTCCTCGCGGGCGGCACCGTGCGCGCCGACGGCGTGCTCGAGCCCACGGTGCTGGCCGGCGTCTCGCCCGCCATGAGCGTGTGCCGCACGGAGGTGTTCGGACCGGTCGTGGCCATCCAGGCCTATGACGACCTGGGCGAGGCCCTCGCCCTGGCCAACGACACCGAGTACGGGCTGCAGGCGGCCATCTTCACGGCCAGCCTGGCCACCGCGCTGCGGGCGGTGCGCACCCTCGACTTCGGTGGCGTCCTGGTGAACGAGGTGCCCACCTGGCGGGCCGACCAGATGCCCTACGGCGGCATCCGCGACAGCGGAAACACCCGTGAGGGCCCCGCCTACGCGGTGCACGAGATGACCGAGGCGCGCCTCGTGGTCATCCAGCCCTGA
- a CDS encoding RES domain-containing protein, with protein sequence MLLYRVVPWLPDARVGAPGHPAHVPPGGAGRVDNPDRYQCLYLSDAAAGAVAEVFWFERVWTSSMLRGRPSLPGSVQAIATYELPDDTPICDLDDAHRLVDLGLRPSQVVTRDRRVTQAWARAIHAQSRWHGVSWWSYHDPRWSSHGIWHLDGLTPIEVSALRLDHPGLLEAADVLARQVEG encoded by the coding sequence GTGCTGCTGTACCGGGTGGTCCCCTGGCTCCCCGACGCACGGGTCGGCGCCCCCGGACATCCCGCCCACGTGCCGCCGGGCGGCGCCGGGCGGGTCGACAACCCCGACCGGTACCAGTGCCTGTACCTGTCCGACGCCGCCGCCGGCGCCGTCGCCGAGGTCTTCTGGTTCGAGCGCGTCTGGACGTCGTCGATGCTGCGGGGACGGCCCTCGCTCCCGGGGAGCGTGCAGGCGATCGCCACCTACGAGCTCCCCGACGACACCCCGATCTGCGACCTCGACGACGCCCACCGCCTCGTCGACCTGGGTCTGCGGCCCTCGCAGGTCGTGACCCGGGACCGGCGGGTCACCCAGGCATGGGCACGGGCGATCCATGCACAGAGCCGTTGGCACGGCGTGTCGTGGTGGTCGTACCACGATCCCCGATGGTCCAGCCACGGGATCTGGCACCTCGACGGCCTCACCCCGATCGAGGTCTCGGCGCTCCGCCTCGACCACCCCGGGCTCCTCGAGGCCGCCGACGTGCTCGCCCGCCAGGTCGAGGGCTGA
- a CDS encoding DUF2384 domain-containing protein: MTIESARETSTTGLPPSSGGSPGRAGRATTARATPHTKAPKARAIAVRSGAADLYPVPEEVDRVVRILGSNAVADVLGVARSQPSRWRSGRERISPPNRRRLADLDHVLHRLLLVLWPEQASGWLTADNPHLGGRPIDVLALRGAGPVIDAIDALDQGAYA, translated from the coding sequence GTGACGATCGAGAGCGCTCGGGAGACGTCGACCACCGGCCTCCCCCCGTCGTCGGGCGGCTCGCCCGGCCGAGCCGGCCGGGCCACGACAGCGAGAGCCACCCCGCACACCAAGGCGCCGAAGGCGCGTGCCATCGCCGTGCGCAGCGGGGCCGCCGACCTGTACCCGGTCCCCGAGGAGGTCGATCGGGTCGTGCGGATCCTCGGATCCAACGCGGTCGCCGACGTCCTCGGCGTGGCCCGCTCCCAGCCCTCCCGGTGGCGATCGGGCCGCGAGCGCATCTCGCCGCCCAACCGGCGACGCCTGGCCGATCTCGACCACGTGCTGCACCGGCTCCTCCTGGTGCTGTGGCCCGAGCAGGCCAGCGGCTGGCTGACGGCCGACAACCCCCACCTCGGCGGCCGCCCCATCGACGTGCTCGCCCTCCGCGGCGCCGGGCCCGTCATCGACGCCATCGACGCCCTCGACCAGGGCGCGTACGCCTGA
- a CDS encoding DUF222 domain-containing protein has product MGRGTLDELADGIRRLEAAMAGLRREQLAAVAELARRCGHVVDGCAAPVDWLMMATTCSRPTARRHVDVAVALGGLPGVADAFGSGVLSFDQVAQLVRFVTPDTERAWADGAVGRSVHELEALARSLRPPSRAQLVDARARRCLRLRDDDQETRITGRVPVAEGALLRALLEPLAADVAADAVADTLDHWGARMADALCQRAAQQPPRGPGPGGPPSSCTPPPTSSPARPTPPPPWPRP; this is encoded by the coding sequence TTGGGCCGCGGCACGCTCGACGAGCTGGCCGATGGGATCCGCCGGCTGGAGGCGGCGATGGCCGGTCTGCGACGCGAGCAGCTGGCCGCGGTGGCCGAGCTGGCCCGCCGCTGCGGGCACGTGGTCGATGGCTGCGCCGCCCCGGTCGACTGGCTGATGATGGCCACCACCTGCTCGCGGCCCACCGCCCGCCGGCACGTCGACGTGGCCGTGGCCCTCGGTGGGCTGCCCGGCGTGGCCGACGCCTTCGGGTCGGGTGTGCTGTCGTTCGATCAGGTCGCCCAGCTGGTGCGGTTCGTCACCCCCGACACCGAGCGGGCGTGGGCCGACGGGGCCGTCGGACGGTCCGTCCACGAGCTCGAGGCCCTGGCCCGGTCGTTGCGGCCCCCGTCGAGGGCCCAGCTGGTCGACGCCCGGGCCCGCCGGTGCCTGCGCCTGCGCGACGACGACCAGGAGACCCGCATCACCGGCCGTGTCCCGGTGGCCGAGGGGGCGCTGCTGCGCGCCTTGCTCGAGCCGCTGGCCGCCGATGTGGCGGCCGACGCGGTGGCCGACACCCTCGACCACTGGGGCGCCCGGATGGCCGACGCGCTCTGCCAACGGGCCGCCCAGCAGCCCCCGAGGGGACCAGGGCCCGGCGGGCCACCATCGTCGTGCACGCCACCCCCGACCAGCTCACCGGCGAGGCCGACACCCCCGCCACCCTGGCCGAGACCCTGA
- a CDS encoding HNH endonuclease, translating to MHATPDQLTGEADTPATLAETLTPLARQVLSGLLCDGDLEVHVDDPLTGRPIGIGRASRNVPAWLARAVLDRDHRCRVPGCDRPAVHLHHVEFYEHGGPTDKANLSGLCWHHHQRIHLDGFTLTGNADHHLAWRDQRGRLIGTTRPALHQRLLGRPPPTT from the coding sequence GTGCACGCCACCCCCGACCAGCTCACCGGCGAGGCCGACACCCCCGCCACCCTGGCCGAGACCCTGACCCCCCTGGCTCGCCAGGTCCTGTCGGGTCTGCTGTGCGACGGCGACCTCGAGGTGCACGTCGACGACCCGCTGACCGGCCGGCCCATCGGCATCGGCCGGGCGTCACGCAACGTCCCCGCGTGGCTGGCCCGCGCCGTGCTCGACCGCGACCACAGGTGCCGGGTGCCGGGCTGCGACCGCCCCGCCGTGCACCTCCACCACGTCGAGTTCTACGAGCACGGCGGGCCCACCGACAAGGCCAACCTGTCCGGGCTGTGCTGGCACCACCACCAGCGCATCCACCTCGACGGCTTCACCCTCACCGGCAACGCCGACCACCACCTCGCGTGGCGAGACCAGCGCGGGCGGCTCATCGGCACCACCCGACCCGCCCTGCACCAACGCCTCCTCGGCCGCCCCCCACCCACCACCTGA
- a CDS encoding MFS transporter, producing MNGGAPAPTLVRALLAAIAVTTVGVLPSFLTGALAVQVKADLGFGAAGLGLAVGAFFATASVASVAFGRATERLGSTRSLRAAALASAGALALVSVAARSLASLVGLLALAGLANALAQPAANLFLARSVPPTRQGLAFGVKQSAIPTAILLGGLAVPAVALTVGWRWAYVGGAVLAVGAAASVPGLEPRRGRGAAGDRPRPDVRALVVLGLGIGLGAAAAGSLGTFLVSALVAAGLADGTAGLVVAGGSAVGLVVRLLSGVRADRREGGHLRVVAVMLVLGAGAFVLLATASAPVMLVATPLAFATGWGWPGLFNLAIVRRFPEAPGAATGITQTGTYIGAVAGPLAFGVVAEATSYQWSWVLAAICSLASAAAMVVGRRRLRSRPR from the coding sequence ATGAACGGCGGAGCCCCGGCGCCCACCCTGGTACGAGCGCTGCTCGCGGCCATCGCGGTCACCACCGTGGGGGTGCTGCCCTCGTTCCTCACGGGGGCACTGGCCGTGCAGGTGAAGGCCGACCTGGGGTTCGGCGCCGCCGGGCTGGGGCTGGCCGTCGGCGCCTTCTTCGCCACGGCCAGCGTCGCCTCGGTCGCCTTCGGGCGGGCGACCGAGCGGCTGGGCTCGACCCGCTCGCTGCGAGCCGCGGCGCTGGCCAGCGCCGGCGCCCTCGCCCTGGTGTCGGTGGCCGCTCGGTCGCTCGCCTCCCTGGTCGGGCTGCTGGCGCTGGCCGGCCTGGCCAACGCCCTGGCCCAGCCGGCCGCGAACCTCTTCCTCGCCCGGTCGGTGCCGCCCACCCGCCAGGGCCTGGCCTTCGGCGTGAAGCAGTCGGCGATCCCCACCGCCATCCTGCTCGGGGGCCTGGCGGTGCCGGCGGTGGCCCTCACGGTCGGCTGGCGCTGGGCCTACGTGGGGGGAGCTGTCCTGGCCGTGGGCGCCGCCGCCAGCGTGCCCGGCCTGGAGCCCCGCCGCGGCCGCGGTGCCGCCGGCGACCGCCCCCGGCCCGACGTGCGCGCCCTGGTGGTGCTGGGCCTCGGGATCGGCCTGGGGGCGGCCGCGGCCGGCAGCCTGGGCACCTTCCTGGTGAGCGCGCTGGTGGCGGCCGGCCTGGCCGACGGCACGGCGGGGCTGGTGGTTGCGGGCGGGAGCGCCGTGGGCCTGGTGGTGCGGCTGCTCTCGGGCGTGCGGGCCGACCGCCGCGAGGGCGGCCACCTACGGGTGGTGGCGGTGATGCTGGTGCTCGGCGCCGGGGCGTTCGTGCTCCTCGCCACCGCCTCGGCGCCCGTCATGCTGGTCGCCACGCCGCTCGCCTTCGCCACCGGCTGGGGGTGGCCCGGGCTGTTCAACCTGGCCATCGTCCGGCGCTTCCCCGAGGCCCCGGGGGCGGCCACCGGCATCACGCAGACGGGCACGTACATCGGTGCGGTGGCCGGCCCGCTGGCGTTCGGCGTGGTCGCCGAAGCCACCTCGTACCAGTGGTCCTGGGTGCTGGCCGCCATCTGCTCGCTGGCGTCCGCAGCGGCGATGGTGGTGGGTCGTCGCCGCCTGCGATCGCGCCCCAGATGA
- a CDS encoding penicillin acylase family protein: MANRRTRLGAAVATAVALLGGTIGAACTADGDAGAGAEAAYRATIHRTSYGIPHVVADDWGSAGFGQAYAMAQDRGRILADQVLKVRGERAAFLGPGEGDANVTSDFAYAVFDVHGLAEAGFDDLPARERAMLEGYAAGYNAYLDEAGPEGFPGWCAGAEWIRPVSAVDVYAYLRDAVLYGSGASLAEYVGNAQPPGSPVDTTVVDQQSLADLPPPGSDLVEVHASNGWAFGADRTESGGGMVLTNPQFGWWGPSQFRENHLTIPGEVDVYGGSFGAMPGIQVGFNEAVAWTHTVAGNGRRFTVYSLDLVPGDPLSYRYDDEVRALEPVEVTIDVRRPDGSTEAVTRTLYRSHYGPVAEIPGVAEWTAEQAFTYRDANSDNDQAISQWLGMNTSTSMDEFQAVFAEVDGIPWVNTMAASADGRAWYVDASATPNLSADTIAGWREAVASDPLAGLLATQNVVLLDGSDSRNEWVDDPAASDPGLVPFAEKPQVERTDLVWNANQSHWIVNTATRLEGYSPMFGEEGWALLPRSVAVAQVEDTSPAGPAGADGRFTRAELLEMYFSNTSSTAERLLDQVVARCEGAAPVSVEGQTVDIGPACAALAVWDGRFDVDSRGALVWRELVTTSTSQTVNSTAEIGLPWAVPFDPADPLGTPRDLAPAPPEGPDPVLEKLARAVLVLQQAGFGPETPLGDAQWIEKGDERIPAGGGVWTDGVQNILTFEALFVSSLEPYPEPDRLSPSGLTVDGYRGDRGPAIVLAIELTEDGPVAEGIAAYSQSKDPDSPHFADQTAMFSVEEWRPVLFTEEDVLADPELETIEVSGG; this comes from the coding sequence GTGGCCAACCGTCGGACGAGGCTGGGCGCAGCGGTTGCGACGGCGGTCGCGCTGCTGGGCGGGACGATCGGAGCGGCCTGCACCGCCGACGGGGACGCCGGCGCCGGCGCCGAGGCGGCGTACCGCGCCACGATCCACCGCACCTCGTACGGGATCCCCCACGTGGTGGCCGACGACTGGGGAAGCGCCGGCTTCGGGCAGGCGTACGCCATGGCCCAGGACCGGGGCCGCATCCTGGCCGACCAGGTGCTCAAGGTGCGTGGCGAGCGCGCCGCCTTCCTCGGTCCGGGCGAGGGGGACGCCAACGTCACGAGCGACTTCGCCTACGCCGTGTTCGACGTGCACGGGCTGGCCGAGGCGGGCTTCGACGACCTGCCGGCCCGCGAGCGGGCGATGCTCGAGGGATACGCCGCTGGGTACAACGCGTACCTCGACGAGGCCGGTCCCGAGGGCTTCCCCGGCTGGTGCGCCGGCGCCGAGTGGATCCGGCCCGTCAGCGCCGTCGATGTCTACGCCTACCTGCGCGACGCCGTCCTGTACGGCAGCGGCGCCTCCCTGGCGGAGTACGTGGGCAACGCCCAGCCGCCCGGCTCACCCGTCGACACCACGGTGGTCGACCAGCAGTCCCTGGCCGACCTGCCGCCGCCGGGTTCGGACCTCGTCGAGGTGCACGCCAGCAACGGCTGGGCCTTCGGCGCCGACCGCACCGAGAGCGGCGGGGGCATGGTGCTCACCAACCCCCAGTTCGGCTGGTGGGGGCCCAGCCAGTTCCGGGAGAACCACCTCACCATCCCGGGCGAGGTCGACGTGTACGGTGGCTCGTTCGGCGCCATGCCCGGTATCCAGGTGGGCTTCAACGAGGCGGTGGCCTGGACCCACACCGTCGCCGGCAACGGTCGCCGCTTCACCGTCTACTCCCTCGACCTCGTCCCGGGGGATCCGCTCTCGTACCGCTACGACGACGAGGTGCGCGCCCTCGAGCCCGTCGAGGTCACCATCGACGTCCGCCGGCCCGACGGGTCGACCGAGGCCGTCACCCGCACCCTCTACCGGAGCCACTACGGCCCGGTCGCCGAGATCCCCGGCGTGGCCGAGTGGACGGCGGAGCAGGCCTTCACCTACCGAGACGCCAACAGTGACAACGACCAGGCGATCAGTCAGTGGCTCGGGATGAACACGTCCACGAGCATGGACGAGTTCCAGGCCGTGTTCGCCGAGGTGGACGGCATCCCCTGGGTGAACACCATGGCGGCATCGGCGGATGGCCGGGCGTGGTACGTCGACGCCTCGGCCACCCCCAACCTGAGCGCGGACACGATCGCCGGCTGGCGGGAGGCCGTGGCGTCCGACCCCCTCGCCGGGCTGCTGGCCACCCAGAACGTGGTGCTCCTGGACGGGAGTGACAGCCGCAACGAGTGGGTGGACGACCCCGCCGCCAGCGACCCCGGCCTCGTGCCCTTCGCCGAGAAGCCTCAGGTGGAGCGCACCGACCTGGTGTGGAACGCCAACCAGAGCCACTGGATCGTGAACACCGCAACCCGGCTCGAGGGCTACTCGCCCATGTTCGGCGAGGAGGGTTGGGCCCTCTTGCCCCGATCGGTGGCGGTGGCGCAAGTCGAGGACACCAGCCCTGCAGGGCCGGCCGGCGCGGACGGGCGCTTCACCCGCGCCGAGCTGCTGGAGATGTACTTCTCCAATACCTCGAGCACCGCCGAGCGGCTCCTCGACCAGGTGGTGGCCCGGTGCGAGGGAGCTGCGCCCGTCAGCGTCGAAGGCCAGACCGTCGACATCGGGCCAGCCTGCGCAGCCCTCGCCGTCTGGGACGGCCGCTTCGACGTCGACAGCCGGGGTGCGCTCGTGTGGCGGGAGCTGGTGACCACCTCCACCAGCCAGACGGTCAACTCGACGGCCGAGATCGGGCTCCCCTGGGCCGTGCCCTTCGACCCGGCCGATCCCCTCGGCACCCCCCGCGATCTCGCCCCGGCGCCACCCGAGGGCCCCGACCCCGTGCTCGAGAAGCTGGCCCGGGCCGTGCTCGTGCTCCAGCAGGCCGGCTTCGGCCCGGAGACGCCGCTCGGCGACGCCCAGTGGATCGAGAAGGGCGACGAGCGCATCCCCGCCGGCGGCGGCGTGTGGACGGACGGCGTCCAGAACATCCTCACCTTCGAGGCGCTGTTCGTGTCGTCCCTCGAGCCCTACCCGGAGCCCGACCGGCTCTCGCCGTCCGGCCTCACCGTCGACGGGTACCGCGGCGACCGCGGACCCGCCATCGTGCTGGCCATCGAGCTCACCGAGGACGGCCCCGTCGCCGAGGGCATCGCCGCCTACTCCCAGTCGAAGGACCCGGATTCGCCCCACTTCGCGGACCAGACAGCCATGTTCTCCGTCGAGGAGTGGCGACCCGTCCTGTTCACCGAGGAGGACGTCCTCGCCGACCCCGAGCTGGAGACGATCGAGGTGTCCGGCGGCTGA
- a CDS encoding endo alpha-1,4 polygalactosaminidase codes for MALAAALLVAGACDDEGARGPGALAEVDRWLYLLAVPVEPDVVEAIAASSHDLVVIDPAVTETDSADVPVRAMVERLHDAGKTVVAYVDVGEAESYRTYWQEGWGIGDPAWILSEDPDGWAENYPVAYWDPEWQALWLDDGGLVDVVAGLGFDGLYLDWVEGYSDEVVAEAADADGVDPAEEMAVWVGALADRMRERRPGALVIQQNAAELAATRPDLRAVIDGLAQEQVWFDGGADGDPPGDCPLPATEFDVDGEAYVESLSPACRAEWEEHPDSTLHVSSESYLSELEALHAEGLPVLTVDYATEPEHVAFVLAESRARGFVPFVGVRSLDRWEPPR; via the coding sequence GTGGCGCTCGCTGCAGCCCTGCTCGTGGCGGGCGCCTGTGACGACGAGGGGGCCCGCGGCCCTGGTGCGCTGGCCGAGGTCGACCGCTGGCTGTACCTGCTCGCCGTTCCCGTCGAGCCCGACGTCGTGGAGGCGATCGCCGCGTCGAGCCACGACCTGGTGGTGATCGACCCCGCCGTCACCGAAACCGACAGCGCCGACGTACCTGTGCGGGCCATGGTCGAACGGCTGCACGACGCCGGGAAGACCGTCGTCGCCTACGTCGACGTCGGCGAGGCAGAGTCGTACCGCACCTACTGGCAGGAGGGCTGGGGGATCGGTGACCCGGCGTGGATCCTGTCCGAGGACCCCGACGGGTGGGCCGAGAACTACCCGGTGGCCTACTGGGACCCCGAGTGGCAGGCGCTCTGGTTGGACGACGGCGGTCTGGTGGACGTGGTGGCCGGGCTCGGCTTCGACGGGCTCTACCTCGACTGGGTGGAGGGCTACAGCGACGAGGTGGTGGCGGAGGCCGCCGACGCCGACGGGGTCGACCCGGCCGAGGAGATGGCGGTGTGGGTGGGCGCGCTGGCCGACCGGATGCGGGAACGCCGCCCCGGCGCGCTGGTGATCCAGCAGAACGCGGCGGAGCTGGCCGCCACCCGGCCCGACCTCCGGGCCGTCATCGACGGGCTCGCCCAGGAGCAGGTCTGGTTCGACGGGGGTGCCGACGGCGACCCGCCCGGCGACTGCCCCCTCCCCGCCACCGAATTCGACGTCGACGGCGAGGCCTACGTGGAGAGCCTCTCGCCGGCGTGCCGGGCAGAGTGGGAGGAGCACCCGGACTCGACGCTGCACGTGTCGAGCGAGTCGTACCTCTCCGAGCTCGAGGCCCTGCACGCCGAGGGGCTGCCCGTGCTCACCGTCGACTACGCCACGGAGCCGGAGCACGTCGCCTTCGTGCTGGCCGAGTCGCGGGCGCGCGGCTTCGTACCGTTCGTCGGCGTCCGCAGCCTCGACCGCTGGGAGCCACCCCGCTGA